From Flavobacterium arcticum, the proteins below share one genomic window:
- a CDS encoding penicillin-binding protein, producing MGVDDKKISYRIYLVAFAIFVMAILVAVKLTNIQWVEGDYYRQLARERTVRNFTIPANRGNVYSADGSLLATSIPNYTIRFDALAPKKENFEEYLPALTDSLSVMLGKPSLYYYNRLTKARNTKNRYLLITKGLSYTEYIRIKSFPLFELGAYKGGIITEQKTIREHPIGKIAERTIGYERLSYSGENLEVGIEGAFAQYLNGTNGKRMMQKISKNQWKPISDDNEIEPVDGCDIISTIDVYIQDIAHHALLKQLEYYEADHGCVVVMETKTGYVKAISNLGRAKDSSYYETVNYAVGESQEPGSTFKLAGLIALLEDKKVDTSEVYDTHDGEVLYFNRKIRDSKRGGYGKISLARGFEVSSNTVLVQAVYDSYKDNPKEFLSHISNFGLDKPLGVSIIGEGKPYIPNPDDKRWSKLSLPWMGFGYGVSMTPLQTLAFYNAVANDGELVRPLFVKDIKEWNKTIKHFDKEVINPKICSQETIDKVKDVLANVVKRGTGAKLYSPNFSMAGKTGTAQVNYGRGKGDNMYYSSSFVGYFPADEPRYSCIVVIHKPSIRKGYYGADVSGPVFKRIAQKIFTDVPSTNQIKKLDKEIEAQEQLYASYYEKAQNTEDVMPNLAGMSGMDAVALLGNMGVNVQVTGMGKVKKQSVRSGEPLRKGQTIVLNLL from the coding sequence ATGGGAGTAGATGATAAAAAAATATCATACAGGATATACTTGGTAGCCTTCGCAATTTTTGTGATGGCTATACTTGTTGCTGTAAAACTCACCAACATACAATGGGTAGAGGGCGATTACTATCGTCAGCTTGCTCGTGAGCGTACTGTGCGCAACTTTACTATACCTGCTAATAGAGGTAATGTGTATTCGGCAGATGGTAGTTTGCTTGCTACTTCTATTCCTAATTACACTATTCGTTTTGATGCGCTTGCACCAAAGAAAGAAAATTTTGAAGAGTACCTTCCTGCTCTTACCGATTCACTTTCGGTAATGTTGGGTAAGCCTTCATTATACTATTATAATAGATTAACTAAAGCACGTAATACTAAAAATAGATACCTGCTTATTACAAAAGGATTAAGCTATACTGAGTATATACGTATTAAAAGTTTTCCGCTGTTTGAGTTAGGTGCTTATAAAGGCGGAATAATTACAGAACAAAAAACAATAAGAGAGCACCCAATAGGTAAAATTGCCGAGCGTACCATAGGGTATGAGAGGTTAAGCTATTCGGGAGAAAACCTAGAGGTAGGTATAGAGGGAGCTTTTGCACAGTATCTTAATGGTACAAATGGCAAGCGCATGATGCAAAAAATATCTAAAAACCAATGGAAGCCTATAAGTGATGATAACGAAATAGAACCTGTAGATGGTTGTGATATAATATCTACTATAGATGTGTATATACAAGATATTGCACATCACGCCTTATTGAAGCAGTTAGAGTATTATGAAGCCGATCATGGTTGTGTAGTGGTTATGGAAACCAAAACAGGGTATGTAAAAGCGATATCTAATCTTGGTCGTGCTAAAGATAGTTCGTATTACGAAACGGTAAACTATGCAGTAGGTGAGTCGCAAGAGCCAGGTTCAACATTTAAACTTGCAGGGCTTATTGCTTTATTAGAAGATAAAAAAGTTGATACCAGCGAGGTGTATGATACACATGATGGAGAGGTACTATATTTTAATCGTAAGATACGAGATTCTAAAAGAGGTGGTTATGGTAAAATATCTTTAGCACGTGGTTTCGAGGTGTCGTCTAATACGGTATTAGTACAGGCAGTTTATGATAGTTATAAAGATAATCCAAAAGAGTTTTTAAGTCATATTAGCAATTTTGGTTTAGATAAACCTTTAGGGGTTTCTATAATAGGAGAGGGTAAACCGTATATACCAAACCCTGATGATAAAAGATGGTCAAAGCTTTCCTTACCATGGATGGGCTTTGGTTACGGAGTTTCGATGACGCCATTACAAACATTAGCATTTTATAATGCTGTAGCAAATGATGGTGAGTTAGTGCGCCCCCTATTTGTAAAGGACATTAAAGAGTGGAATAAAACCATAAAGCACTTTGATAAAGAGGTAATAAACCCAAAAATATGCTCGCAGGAAACAATAGATAAAGTAAAAGATGTGCTGGCAAACGTGGTAAAACGCGGAACAGGTGCAAAATTATATTCGCCTAACTTTTCAATGGCAGGTAAAACGGGTACAGCACAGGTTAATTATGGTAGAGGTAAAGGCGATAATATGTATTATTCATCATCATTTGTAGGTTATTTTCCTGCCGATGAACCTCGGTATTCTTGTATAGTAGTTATACATAAGCCTAGTATTAGAAAAGGATATTATGGTGCCGATGTATCGGGACCTGTATTTAAAAGAATAGCCCAAAAGATATTTACAGATGTGCCGTCTACCAACCAGATAAAAAAGCTAGACAAAGAAATAGAAGCACAAGAGCAATTATATGCTTCTTATTACGAAAAGGCTCAAAACACAGAAGACGTTATGCCTAACCTTGCAGGGATGAGTGGTATGGATGCCGTTGCCTTATTAGGTAATATGGGAGTTAATGTGCAAGTAACAGGTATGGGTAAGGTAAAAAAACAATCTGTAAGGTCAGGAGAGCCACTTAGAAAAGGTCAAACTATAGTGCTGAATTTATTATGA
- a CDS encoding UDP-N-acetylmuramoyl-L-alanyl-D-glutamate--2,6-diaminopimelate ligase, with amino-acid sequence MMVLKDILYKTAIEAVKGTTDVMVNAITFDSRTVSFGDAFVAIVGTQSNGHDYIEKAISLGAVAIVCETLPENEVEGVTYVRVKNSKEALAFMASNYYDTPSKNLKLVGVTGTNGKTTIASLLYQLFKNAGYKTGLLSTVKIMVGDTEYKATHTTPDSLTINKYLKEMTDVGVEYCFMEVSSHGIHQSRTAGLHFVGGIFTNLSHDHLDYHNSFAEYRDVKKRFFDELPTTAFALINGDDKNGMVMLQNTKAKKLTYALKTYADYKAQILENQLSGLLLKINEQEVWVKLIGTFNAYNLLAIYGAAVNLGLESQEVLRLMSELESVSGRFQFIVSENKVTAIVDYAHTPDALENVLKTIDAIRTRNEQLITVVGCGGNRDTTKRPIMAHVASSMSDKVIFTSDNPRNEVPETIIEDMEKGVEPQNYKKTIAVVDRKQAIKTACQLASPNDIILIAGKGHETYQEIKGIRNHFDDMETVTELLAQLNK; translated from the coding sequence ATGATGGTATTAAAAGACATATTATATAAAACTGCTATCGAAGCCGTAAAAGGCACTACCGATGTAATGGTTAATGCCATAACTTTTGATTCTAGAACGGTATCATTTGGAGATGCTTTCGTGGCTATAGTAGGGACACAGTCTAACGGGCATGATTATATAGAAAAAGCAATAAGCCTAGGTGCTGTTGCCATCGTGTGCGAAACATTACCTGAAAACGAAGTTGAAGGGGTTACGTATGTAAGAGTTAAGAACTCAAAAGAAGCATTAGCATTTATGGCTTCTAACTATTATGATACGCCATCTAAAAACTTAAAGCTAGTAGGGGTAACGGGAACTAATGGTAAAACTACCATAGCTTCGTTACTATATCAGTTATTTAAAAATGCAGGCTATAAAACAGGTTTATTATCTACTGTTAAAATAATGGTGGGTGATACTGAATATAAAGCCACACACACCACCCCCGATTCGCTTACTATAAACAAGTATTTGAAAGAAATGACAGATGTGGGTGTAGAGTACTGTTTTATGGAAGTGAGTTCGCACGGCATACATCAAAGCAGGACAGCAGGGTTGCACTTTGTGGGCGGAATATTTACAAATCTTTCGCACGATCATTTAGACTATCATAACAGTTTTGCAGAGTATAGAGATGTAAAGAAGCGATTTTTTGATGAGTTACCTACTACTGCTTTTGCATTGATTAATGGTGATGACAAGAACGGTATGGTGATGTTGCAAAACACAAAAGCAAAAAAGTTAACCTATGCATTAAAAACCTATGCCGATTATAAGGCTCAGATATTAGAAAACCAACTATCAGGGTTGTTGTTAAAAATAAACGAGCAGGAAGTGTGGGTAAAGCTTATAGGTACATTTAATGCCTATAACCTGTTAGCAATATATGGTGCTGCGGTAAACTTAGGCTTAGAAAGTCAAGAAGTATTACGGTTAATGAGTGAGCTAGAAAGTGTTTCAGGACGTTTTCAATTTATTGTTTCAGAAAACAAAGTAACAGCCATAGTCGATTATGCTCACACACCCGATGCGTTAGAAAATGTATTAAAAACTATAGATGCTATACGTACTAGAAATGAACAACTTATTACGGTAGTAGGTTGCGGGGGTAATAGAGATACAACCAAACGCCCTATTATGGCGCATGTAGCATCGTCTATGAGTGATAAGGTGATTTTTACATCAGACAATCCTAGAAATGAAGTGCCTGAGACGATTATAGAAGATATGGAAAAAGGGGTAGAACCTCAAAATTATAAAAAAACAATAGCAGTTGTAGATAGGAAACAAGCTATAAAAACAGCCTGTCAACTGGCAAGCCCTAATGATATTATACTCATTGCAGGTAAAGGGCATGAAACCTATCAAGAGATTAAAGGTATCCGCAATCATTTTGATGATATGGAAACTGTAACAGAGCTATTAGCACAACTAAACAAATAA
- the mraY gene encoding phospho-N-acetylmuramoyl-pentapeptide-transferase, with the protein MLYYLFEYLDKQLDIPGAGVFQYITFRSGMAVILSLLISTVFGKKIINFLRRQQIGETVRDLGLDGQTQKAGTPTMGGLIIIVATLIPVLLLAKLDNIYVMLLIVTTLWMGTIGFIDDYIKIFKKDKEGLKGKFKVIGQVGLGLIVGYVLYFHPGVTVRTDTSKVDIYAATEQTTFSSMPTEEKSTATTIPFFKDNEFDYAELLSWAGDNYKDFAWLIFIPVVIFIITAVSNGANLTDGIDGLAAGTSAIAVLTLGIFAFVSGNIIFSNYLNIMYIPNSGEMTVYISAFVGALVGFLWYNTYPASVFMGDTGSLTIGGIIAVLAIAVRKELLIPILCGVFLAENLSVVLQVSYFKYTRKKFGEGRRIFLMAPLHHHYQKKGYHESKIVTRFWIIAIMLAIFSLVSLKLR; encoded by the coding sequence ATGCTATACTATTTATTTGAATACTTAGACAAACAATTAGATATTCCAGGGGCGGGTGTTTTTCAATACATTACGTTTCGTTCGGGTATGGCGGTTATACTATCGTTGCTAATTTCTACTGTTTTTGGTAAAAAAATAATCAACTTTTTACGCAGACAACAAATAGGTGAAACTGTAAGAGATTTGGGTCTTGACGGGCAAACACAAAAAGCAGGTACACCCACTATGGGAGGGCTTATTATTATAGTAGCTACGCTTATACCAGTACTATTGCTCGCTAAGCTAGATAATATATATGTAATGCTACTTATTGTTACCACACTATGGATGGGAACAATAGGTTTTATAGACGATTATATAAAAATATTTAAAAAAGATAAAGAAGGGCTTAAAGGGAAGTTTAAGGTTATTGGTCAAGTAGGTCTAGGGCTTATAGTAGGCTATGTGCTTTATTTTCACCCAGGTGTTACAGTGCGTACAGATACCTCTAAAGTAGATATTTATGCTGCAACAGAACAAACTACTTTTTCGTCAATGCCAACAGAAGAAAAATCTACCGCCACAACTATTCCGTTCTTTAAAGATAATGAGTTTGATTATGCCGAGCTGCTTTCATGGGCGGGCGATAATTATAAAGATTTTGCATGGCTAATATTCATACCTGTTGTAATATTCATTATAACAGCAGTATCTAACGGTGCTAACCTTACAGATGGTATAGATGGGCTCGCAGCAGGAACATCTGCAATAGCAGTACTCACGCTGGGTATATTCGCCTTTGTCTCGGGTAATATTATATTCTCTAATTATTTGAATATAATGTATATACCTAACTCGGGAGAAATGACGGTCTATATATCGGCTTTTGTAGGGGCACTAGTAGGGTTTCTTTGGTATAACACCTATCCCGCATCGGTTTTTATGGGCGATACAGGTAGTCTTACCATAGGTGGTATAATAGCAGTACTGGCAATAGCAGTACGAAAAGAATTGCTTATTCCAATATTATGTGGAGTATTCCTAGCAGAGAATTTATCGGTAGTACTACAGGTAAGTTATTTTAAATATACAAGGAAAAAATTTGGTGAAGGGCGACGGATTTTCTTGATGGCGCCTTTGCATCACCATTACCAAAAGAAGGGGTATCACGAAAGCAAAATTGTTACCCGTTTTTGGATTATAGCCATAATGCTAGCCATATTTTCGCTAGTGTCATTAAAACTAAGATAG